In one window of Leptidea sinapis chromosome 31, ilLepSina1.1, whole genome shotgun sequence DNA:
- the LOC126974227 gene encoding uncharacterized protein LOC126974227 yields the protein MGQEQSLGAHTSVAPIKHYQHKYDTKSSLDLRITDYERNYRHKGPRKSVESLKSDISTESSGYRSGSSAYEQRSDVSCKTDYNYTSLYKNSHYKDLNKELYKPVKIKEKRNKLTFYDESDDIKSTRIRSYLSDTEKLKLEQIAPKKAGIRNYTPKIISAEEQTKKTGSWN from the coding sequence ATGGGTCAAGAACAATCCCTCGGAGCCCACACCAGCGTCGCACCAATAAAACACTACCAGCACAAATACGACACGAAATCGTCACTCGACTTGAGAATAACAGACTACGAACGAAACTACAGACACAAAGGACCTAGAAAGAGTGTTGAGAGTTTAAAGAGCGATATATCAACTGAGAGCAGCGGATACAGAAGCGGTTCAAGCGCTTACGAACAACGGTCGGACGTCTCGTGCAAAACAGACTACAACTACACATCCCTTTACAAAAACAGTCATTACAAAGACCTGAATAAAGAACTGTACAAACCAGTCAAGATAAAAGAGAAACGGAATAAGCTGACGTTTTATGACGAAAGCGACGACATAAAAAGTACAAGAATACGGAGTTATCTGAGCGATACTGAAAAGTTGAAGTTGGAGCAGATAGCTCCAAAGAAGGCAGGCATAAGAAATTATACGCCGAAGATTATATCTGCTGAGGAGCAGACGAAGAAGACAGGAAGTTGGAATTGA
- the LOC126974186 gene encoding glucose dehydrogenase [FAD, quinone]-like — translation MEAAGALASLAPSPITVLGLIPLLAIGITYFRYQQFDPESYITDVNTILPIYDFVVIGGGSAGAVVASRLSEVGNWTVLLLEAGQDENEISDIPALAGYTQLSEMDWKFQTTPSHNRSYCLAMNGDRCNWPRGKVLGGCSVLNAMVYVRGNRKDYDLWEAMGNPGWSYDQVLPYFIKSEDNRNPYLAETPYHGTGGYLTVQEAPWRTPLSVTFLKGGMELGYEFRDINGAKQTGFMLTQATMRRGSRCSTAKAFIRPVRHRTNLHVALGAHVTRILINNVKKQAYGVEFYRNGELHKVRIKREVISSAGALASPQILMLSGIGPAEHLKEHGIPMVANLKVGHNLQDHVGLGGLTFVVNKPVTFKKDRFQTFGVAMNYILYEKGPLTTQGVEGLAFVNTKYAPPSGNWPDIQFHFAPSSVNSDGGEQIRKILNLRDRVYNTVYKPIENAETWTILPLLLRPKSSGWIKLKNRNPFIPPIIEPNYFAYKEDIQVLTEGIKIAFALSNTTAFQRYGSRPHTIPLPGCQHHVLFSDEYWECSLKHFTFTIYHPTGTCKMGPKSDRDAVVDSRLRVHGVANLRVVDASIMPTIISGNPNAPVIMIAEKASDVIKEDWLVL, via the exons ATGGAGGCGGCAGGAGCGCTGGCGAGCTTAGCACCATCTCCTATCACTGTGCTGGGACTGATACCACTCCTGGCTATTGGGATTACGTATTTCAGATATCAGCAATTCGATCCAGAATCTTATATCACGGATGTCAACACT ATTCTACCAATCTACGACTTCGTGGTGATCGGCGGCGGCTCCGCTGGTGCGGTGGTGGCGTCGCGTCTCTCAGAAGTAGGAAACTGGACTGTTTTACTGCTAGAAGCCGGACAAGACGAGAATGAAATCTCCGACATCCCAGCCCTGGCTGGCTATACTCAACTCTCCGAAATGGATTGGAAATTTCAAACAACACCATCCCATAACCGTTCGTACTGCCTTGCCATGAACGGGGACCGTTGTAATTGGCCGAGGGGTAAAGTGCTTGGAGGCTGCAGCGTTCTTAACGCTATGGTCTACGTGAGAGGCAATCGCAAAGATTACGATTTATGGGAAGCCATGGGCAATCCAGGATGGTCATACGATCAAGTGCTCCCTTACTTCATAAAGTCGGAAGACAATCGCAACCCTTACTTGGCTGAGACGCCGTACCACGGCACTGGCGGGTATCTTACGGTACAAGAGGCTCCATGGCGGACGCCACTGTCCGTTACGTTTTTGAAAGGTGGCATGGAACTGGGTTATGAATTTCGCGACATAAACGGCGCAAAACAAACTGGTTTTATGCTGACCCAGGCGACCATGCGGCGTGGGAGTAGGTGCAGCACGGCTAAGGCGTTTATACGACCCGTGCGCCACAGAACTAATCTACACGTTGCGTTGGGTGCTCACGTCACTAGAATATTAATCAATAATGTTAAGAAACAAGCGTATGGCGTCGAATTTTATAGAAACGGGGAGCTGCATAAAGTGAGGATAAAACGGGAGGTTATATCATCAGCAGGCGCACTTGCATCGCCGCAAATATTAATGTTGAGCGGGATCGGTCCAGCGGAGCATTTGAAAGAACACGGCATACCAATGGTCGCTAATCTCAAAGTAGGTCACAACTTGCAGGACCACGTCGGTCTTGGCGGCTTAACTTTTGTTGTAAATAAGCCTGTTACATTCAAGAAGGACAGATTTCAAACTTTTGGGGTGGCgatgaattatatattatacgagAAAGGGCCACTGACAACGCAGGGAGTGGAAGGATTAGCTTTTGTTAATACGAAGTATGCTCCACCATCAGGAAACTGGCCCGATATACAGTTTCATTTTGCCCCAAGTTCTGTCAACTCAGATGGTGGCGAGCAGATTCGCAAAATCCTCAATCTCCGTGACAGGGTTTACAACACGGTCTACAAGCCGATAGAAAATGCGGAAACTTGGACAATCTTGCCTTTACTGCTGCGTCCAAAAAGCTCAGGctggataaaattaaaaaatcgaaATCCCTTCATTCCACCTATTATAGAACCGAACTACTTCGCTTATAAGGAAGACATTCAAGTTTTAACGGAAGGGATAAAAATTGCGTTCGCGCTATCGAACACGACTGCATTCCAAAGATATGGCTCACGACCTCATACGATACCACTGCCAGGTTGCCAGCACCATGTCTTGTTTAGCGACGAGTACTGGGAATGCAGTTTGAAGCATTTCACTTTCACCATATACCACCCAACAGGAACCTGCAAGATGGGTCCAAAGTCAGATCGCGACGCGGTTGTTGACTCGAGGCTTCGCGTACACGGAGTAGCAAACCTAAGGGTCGTGGACGCCAGCATAATGCCCACCATAATCAGTGGGAACCCTAACGCCCCCGTCATTATGATCGCGGAGAAAGCATCCGACGTTATAAAGGAGGACTGGCTTGTGTTATGA